From a single Maylandia zebra isolate NMK-2024a linkage group LG3, Mzebra_GT3a, whole genome shotgun sequence genomic region:
- the tnfsf12 gene encoding tumor necrosis factor ligand superfamily member 12, with translation MLCWNGVEAGDFGWSAAVISSAVCTNMHRILQRRRVRRLRVVWASLALVALSLAACSALFTAWTLRQTRDLSQSFKILQDRLEQVNKQRKAIVQLILEKRELLVGHRVKRDERTSKAGRSGNGRKAASHFEITKVSSQQVGEGGVIKGWEERTLNMSKAVRYNKEQGTFTVEKAGVYFLFCQVLFNEQQSQYVKLDVVTLGLRAQKLQCMEGYGTTPSAGPHPFHFLKPCQVSGLLRLDKGTELQAITGPSFRLHSVGNPSASPHVFSIFKVN, from the exons ATGCTCTGCTGGAATGGAGTTGAAGCGGGGGATTTCGGATGGTCTGCGGCGGTGATTAGCAGCGCAGTCTGCACCAATATGCATCGGATTCTGCAGAGGAGACGAGTACGCAGGCTGCGGGTCGTCTGGGCTTCTCTGGCCCTGGTGGCTCTGTCTCTGGCCGCATGCAGCGCGCTGTTTACGGCGTGGACTTTGCGACAGACGCGGGACCTGTCTCAGTCCTTCAAGATCCTGCAGGACCGACTCGAGCAG GTCAACAAACAGAGGAAGGCCATTGTTCAGCTGatcctggagaagagagagctGCTGGTGGGGCATCGAGTGAAGAGAGATG AGAGGACGTCGAAAGCAGGGAGGAGTGGAAATGGAAGGAAAGCGGCGTCTCATTTTGAGA TAACCAAAGTCTCCTCTCAGCAAG TGGGAGAAGGTGGGGTGATCAAGGGCTGGGAAGAGAGGACGCTGAATATGAGTAAAGCGGTGAGGTACAACAAGGAGCAGGGCACCTTCACCGTGGAGAAAGCAGGCgtctacttcctgttttgcCAG GTGTTGTTCAACGAGCAGCAGTCTCAGTACGTGAAGCTGGACGTGGTGACCCTTGGCTTGAGGGCTCAGAAGCTGCAATGCATGGAAGGCTACGGGACAACCCCCTCTGCCGGGCCGCACCCTTTCCACTTCCTGAAGCCCTGCCAGGTGTCCGGCCTCCTGCGACTGGACAAAGGCACGGAGCTGCAGGCCATTACGGGCCCGTCCTTCAGACTCCACAGCGTAGGCAATCCCTCCGCCTCGCCTCACGTCTTTAGCATCTTTAAAGTTAACTGA
- the sat2a.1 gene encoding thialysine N-epsilon-acetyltransferase — MDFSIRAANLDDCKDIARMIMELAEYEKLAEHVKVTQKDLEQDGFSKNPFFHGIIAEVPEQHKTKEGHTKIGYALYFYSYSSWSGRAIYMEDLYVMPEFRGKGVGKALMSKVAQLALAAGCHQLNFTVLDWNKPSMDFYLSQGSFDITASMGYHCMRCEGEALEHLAQP; from the exons ATGGACTTCTCCATCCGCGCGGCCAACCTGGACGACTGCAAGGACATCGCGCGGATGATCATG GAACTGGCAGAGTATGAGAAACTGGCAGAGCATGTGAAAGTGACCCAGAAAG ACTTGGAGCAGGATGGCTTTTCCAAGAACCCGTTCTTTCACGGGATCATCGCTGAGGTGCCAGAACAGCACAAAACCAAAGAAG gGCACACAAAGATCGGCTATGCACTTTACTTCTATTCCTACAGCTCCTGGTCAGGCAGAGCCATTTATATGGAGGACCTGTATGTGATGCCTGAGTTCAGAG GGAAAGGTGTCGGTAAAGCACTAATGAGCAAGGTGGCACAG CTGGCTCTGGCTGCTGGTTGCCACCAGCTCAATTTCACCGTCCTGGACTGGAACAAACCATCGATGGACTTTTACCTCAGCCAGGGCAGCTTCGATATCACTGCTTCCATGGGCTACCACTGCATGCGCTGCGAGGGGGAGGCGCTGGAGCACCTGGCTCAACCTTAA